In a single window of the Acetivibrio clariflavus DSM 19732 genome:
- a CDS encoding xylulokinase produces the protein MEKIRQFISEGNAILGIEFGSTRIKAVLLGENNEPIAVGSHVWENEYVDKIWTYSIESIWTGLQDCYRKLADNVKDSYGVELTKLAAIGISAMMHGYMPFDEKGELLVPFRTWRNTMTEEACSKLTELFNFNIPQRWSIAHLYQAILNKEEHVGRINFITTLAGYVHWKLTGEKVLGICDASGMFPIDISTKDYNKQMLKQFDELIAEKNYPWKISEILPKVLVAGEEAGTLTEAGAKLLDTSGKLQAGIPLCPPEGDAGTGMVATNSVAKRTGNISAGTSIFAMIVLEKELEKVHTEIDIVTTPVGDQVAMVHCNNCTSDINAWVNIFKEFSEAIGVKVETDVLYKTLFMKALEGDADCGGLLSYNYFSGEHLTGFEEGRPLFVRTPESKFNLGNFMRLHISSSLASLKIGLDILLNEEKVKIDEIFAHGGLFMTKDVAQSILAGAINVPVSVMSTVGEGGAWGIALLAAYMKRRDEEQTLEDYLSEKVFQGESVSKAEPNSKDREGFEVFMRRYSKGLAIERAAVEYLD, from the coding sequence ATGGAGAAGATAAGACAATTTATTTCAGAAGGAAATGCAATTCTTGGAATTGAATTTGGTTCAACTCGTATTAAGGCTGTTCTATTAGGTGAAAATAATGAACCCATCGCAGTGGGAAGTCATGTTTGGGAAAATGAATACGTTGATAAAATATGGACTTACAGTATTGAAAGTATCTGGACAGGGCTGCAGGATTGTTATAGGAAACTGGCGGATAATGTAAAAGATTCTTATGGGGTTGAATTAACGAAACTTGCTGCCATTGGTATTAGTGCGATGATGCATGGGTATATGCCCTTTGATGAAAAGGGAGAATTGCTGGTTCCTTTCAGAACTTGGCGAAATACCATGACAGAAGAAGCTTGCAGCAAACTGACGGAATTGTTTAATTTCAATATACCGCAAAGATGGAGTATAGCTCATTTGTATCAGGCAATTTTGAACAAGGAAGAGCATGTCGGACGAATAAATTTCATCACAACACTTGCCGGGTATGTACACTGGAAATTAACCGGAGAAAAGGTGCTTGGAATATGTGACGCGTCTGGAATGTTCCCGATTGATATTTCGACTAAGGACTACAATAAACAAATGCTTAAACAATTTGATGAACTGATAGCAGAAAAAAATTATCCTTGGAAGATATCCGAGATTTTACCTAAAGTTTTGGTGGCAGGTGAAGAAGCAGGAACCCTTACAGAGGCTGGCGCAAAGCTTCTTGATACTTCCGGTAAGCTACAGGCCGGTATTCCTTTATGCCCTCCTGAAGGCGATGCGGGAACAGGAATGGTGGCTACCAATTCAGTAGCAAAGCGAACTGGAAATATTTCTGCAGGTACATCAATTTTTGCAATGATTGTATTGGAAAAGGAATTGGAAAAAGTTCATACGGAAATAGATATTGTTACAACGCCTGTCGGGGACCAGGTAGCGATGGTACATTGTAATAACTGTACCTCTGACATCAATGCCTGGGTAAATATATTCAAGGAGTTTTCGGAGGCTATTGGTGTAAAGGTTGAAACGGATGTCCTTTACAAAACATTGTTTATGAAAGCCTTGGAAGGAGATGCTGACTGTGGCGGATTGCTTTCTTATAATTATTTTTCGGGAGAGCATCTGACAGGATTTGAAGAAGGCAGACCCTTATTTGTACGTACACCGGAAAGCAAGTTTAACCTTGGAAATTTCATGCGGCTTCATATAAGTTCCTCGCTGGCTTCATTAAAAATAGGTTTGGATATTTTGCTTAATGAAGAAAAGGTAAAAATAGATGAAATTTTTGCCCATGGCGGTCTATTTATGACCAAAGATGTGGCACAGAGTATTTTGGCTGGTGCTATTAATGTACCGGTTTCGGTTATGTCCACAGTTGGAGAAGGCGGTGCCTGGGGTATTGCCTTGCTTGCAGCGTATATGAAGAGAAGAGATGAAGAACAAACTTTGGAGGATTATCTTTCAGAAAAGGTATTTCAAGGAGAGTCGGTAAGTAAAGCAGAGCCAAATTCCAAAGATAGGGAAGGCTTTGAAGTATTTATGCGACGTTATTCCAAAGGATTAGCAATTGAAAGAGCTGCAGTTGAATATTTAGATTAA
- a CDS encoding endo-1,4-beta-xylanase, translating into MTKKLKAFFSTLMCCTFLFTLLPANVQAMTLTNNATGTYQGYDYEYWKDRGNGTMTLTGGGTFTCSWNNINNILFRTGKKLGSQKTYQEYGNIYIEYACDYRPNGNSYLSVYGWTQGPLVEYYIIESYGTWKPPGSNQVKGYVNADGGTYEIYQTTRYNAPSIEGDKTFDQYWSVRTQKRTSGTISVHEHFKQWEARGMRMGRLYEVSMVVEGYQSSGQANMTKMDLIIGGQPSTTSAPATSKPVTEKNAFQKIEAEDYDELVGSEARSIGMGIGYINNGDYAAYKSVNFGNGASSFKAYVANGNNSNTTIQLRLGGPNGTLIGSLSVPYTGGWDTYEEMTANVSGASGTKDLYLCFSGPVNVDWFSFGTGSPVPTNSGNPGSRKYGDLDLDGQVTAIDLATFKSHLLGMSTLTGEALANADVSGDGDVNSIDMAIIKQYLLGMISKFPAENNTPPSTPTPVKTPPPSPQGTALYQLAAAKGKYFGACINSPWFNNQTNSTYNNILRTEFGMVVAENEMKFDALEPSQNNFNWSKADKMMDFARSNNMKVRGHTLVWHSQNPGWVTSGRWNRDSLISVMNNHINKVLGRYKGQILEWDVVNEVIDDGNGWGLRNNSVWKSNIGNDFVEIAFRTARQADPDALLYYNDYNIEDLGGKANAAYNLVKSLKEKGVPIDGIGFQSHFISGMSDQTFRDIDTNVKRYAALGVKVSFTEIDIRIPDNANQYQAFQTQANEYRKLMEICLNNDNVTTFVLWGFTDQHTWVPQVFPGYGRPLIYDNNYNPKPAYNALKEILMQ; encoded by the coding sequence ATGACTAAAAAATTAAAGGCATTTTTTTCAACCCTAATGTGTTGTACATTCTTGTTCACTTTGCTTCCGGCAAATGTGCAAGCAATGACGCTTACTAATAATGCTACAGGAACATATCAGGGTTATGACTATGAATACTGGAAAGATAGAGGTAATGGAACAATGACTCTTACAGGAGGAGGTACTTTTACTTGTTCCTGGAACAACATTAACAACATTCTGTTCCGTACCGGTAAAAAACTCGGATCACAAAAAACATATCAGGAATACGGAAATATATACATAGAATATGCTTGTGACTACAGACCAAATGGTAACTCATATCTTTCCGTTTATGGATGGACCCAGGGTCCTCTTGTAGAGTATTATATCATTGAGAGCTATGGTACCTGGAAGCCACCAGGAAGCAATCAGGTAAAAGGTTATGTTAACGCTGACGGCGGTACATACGAAATTTATCAAACAACCAGATACAATGCTCCATCCATTGAAGGAGACAAAACTTTCGATCAGTATTGGAGTGTTCGTACACAGAAACGTACAAGCGGAACCATATCTGTTCACGAGCACTTTAAGCAATGGGAAGCCAGAGGCATGAGAATGGGTAGGCTTTATGAAGTTTCCATGGTTGTTGAAGGATATCAGAGTAGCGGTCAAGCTAACATGACAAAAATGGACCTTATTATTGGCGGACAACCATCTACAACTTCAGCGCCAGCAACTTCTAAACCAGTAACTGAAAAAAATGCTTTCCAAAAAATTGAAGCAGAAGACTATGATGAGTTGGTTGGTTCTGAAGCAAGATCCATTGGTATGGGTATAGGATATATAAACAATGGTGACTATGCTGCATATAAGAGTGTGAATTTTGGAAACGGTGCAAGTTCTTTCAAAGCATATGTTGCAAACGGTAATAATAGCAACACAACTATTCAATTAAGATTAGGTGGTCCAAACGGAACTCTTATCGGTTCATTGTCCGTACCGTATACTGGCGGTTGGGATACATACGAAGAAATGACTGCTAATGTTAGCGGTGCTTCGGGTACCAAAGACTTGTATCTCTGCTTCAGCGGACCGGTAAACGTTGACTGGTTCTCATTTGGCACCGGCAGCCCTGTTCCTACTAATTCTGGAAATCCTGGTTCAAGGAAATATGGTGATTTAGACCTTGATGGACAAGTTACTGCTATAGACCTTGCAACATTTAAATCACATTTACTCGGTATGTCAACTCTTACTGGTGAAGCATTGGCAAATGCTGATGTTAGCGGAGACGGTGATGTAAACTCAATAGATATGGCAATTATTAAGCAATATTTGTTGGGTATGATATCAAAATTCCCTGCAGAAAATAATACACCTCCTTCAACACCAACTCCTGTTAAGACTCCACCTCCATCACCGCAAGGTACAGCATTGTATCAATTAGCTGCAGCAAAAGGTAAATATTTTGGTGCATGTATAAACAGTCCTTGGTTTAACAACCAAACTAATAGCACATACAATAACATTCTCAGAACAGAGTTCGGTATGGTTGTTGCTGAAAACGAAATGAAGTTCGATGCTTTAGAGCCATCTCAGAATAACTTCAACTGGTCAAAAGCTGATAAAATGATGGATTTTGCTAGAAGCAACAATATGAAAGTACGTGGACATACACTTGTATGGCATAGCCAGAACCCAGGTTGGGTTACAAGCGGAAGATGGAACCGTGATTCATTGATTTCAGTTATGAACAACCATATTAATAAAGTTTTGGGACGTTATAAAGGACAAATCTTAGAATGGGACGTTGTTAATGAGGTTATAGACGATGGAAACGGTTGGGGACTCAGAAACAACAGTGTTTGGAAGAGCAATATCGGTAACGATTTCGTAGAAATAGCATTCAGAACTGCAAGACAGGCTGACCCAGATGCACTTCTCTATTATAACGATTATAATATTGAAGACTTGGGTGGAAAAGCTAACGCTGCTTACAATTTGGTTAAGAGCTTGAAAGAAAAAGGAGTACCTATCGATGGTATAGGATTCCAGAGCCACTTTATCAGCGGAATGAGCGACCAAACATTTAGAGACATAGACACAAATGTTAAGAGATATGCAGCTTTAGGAGTAAAGGTATCCTTTACTGAAATAGATATAAGAATACCTGATAATGCAAATCAATATCAGGCATTCCAGACACAGGCAAACGAATATAGGAAGTTAATGGAAATTTGCCTCAATAATGACAACGTTACTACATTCGTATTGTGGGGATTCACTGACCAGCATACTTGGGTTCCACAAGTATTCCCTGGTTACGGAAGACCATTGATTTATGACAACAACTACAATCCAAAACCAGCTTACAACGCATTGAAAGAAATATTAATGCAGTAA
- a CDS encoding family 43 glycosylhydrolase yields the protein MNKKKQGFNPYLPSWEYIPDGEPYVFGDRVYVYGSHDRFNGHAYCLNDYVCWSAPVDDLTDWRYEGVIYKKTDDPLNPDGRMCLYAPDVTVGPDGRYYLYYVLDKVSVVSVAVCDKPAGKYEFYGYVHYPDGTRLGERDGDQPQFDPGVLTEGDKTYLYTGFCPIGDKSRKGPMVTVLGPDMLTIVEEPVFIAPSEPYSKGSDFEGHEFFEASSIRKKGDTYYFIYSSVAMHELCYATSKSPTKGFKYQGVIVSNNDLHIDSYKPADKPMYYGGNNHGSIVEIKGKWYIFYHRHTNGTNFSRQGCIESIEFREDGTIPQVEMTSCGPNGGPLPGKGEYPAHIACNLFCRHEEKYTAPPGEWMDCRFPKITQDGKDGDEEPGYIANMRDGAVAGFKYFDCKGIKKVTIKVRGYCRGEFLVKTTWNGEVLGKIPVDDFTNIWTEYSAFIDIPDGIQALYFEYSGEGGASLLSFTLE from the coding sequence ATGAACAAGAAAAAGCAAGGTTTTAATCCATATCTTCCGTCATGGGAGTATATTCCCGATGGAGAACCCTATGTGTTTGGCGATAGAGTATATGTTTACGGTTCACATGACCGTTTTAACGGACATGCGTATTGTTTGAACGATTATGTCTGCTGGTCGGCACCCGTTGATGACCTCACCGACTGGAGATATGAGGGTGTAATTTACAAGAAAACCGATGATCCCCTCAATCCCGATGGCAGAATGTGTCTTTATGCCCCCGATGTGACGGTGGGACCTGACGGCAGGTACTATTTGTACTATGTCCTGGACAAAGTTTCGGTTGTATCAGTGGCGGTATGTGATAAACCGGCAGGTAAGTATGAATTCTATGGATATGTGCACTATCCCGATGGTACCCGATTAGGCGAAAGGGACGGGGATCAGCCTCAATTTGACCCGGGAGTGCTGACCGAAGGTGATAAAACTTATTTGTATACCGGTTTTTGTCCTATCGGGGATAAATCAAGAAAAGGCCCTATGGTAACAGTACTTGGTCCGGATATGCTTACCATTGTGGAAGAACCGGTATTTATAGCACCCAGTGAGCCTTACAGCAAAGGCAGTGACTTTGAGGGACATGAATTTTTTGAGGCTTCTTCTATAAGAAAGAAAGGAGATACCTATTATTTTATTTATTCATCGGTTGCTATGCACGAACTTTGCTATGCCACAAGCAAAAGTCCGACAAAAGGCTTTAAATATCAGGGTGTGATAGTAAGTAACAATGACCTCCATATTGATTCCTATAAACCGGCAGACAAACCAATGTATTACGGTGGCAACAACCACGGCAGTATTGTTGAGATTAAAGGTAAATGGTATATATTCTACCATAGGCATACTAACGGAACAAATTTCAGCCGCCAGGGCTGTATTGAATCTATTGAGTTTAGGGAAGACGGCACTATTCCGCAGGTGGAGATGACGTCATGCGGCCCGAATGGAGGACCTCTTCCCGGAAAAGGAGAATATCCTGCCCATATAGCATGTAATTTATTCTGCAGACACGAGGAAAAATATACAGCGCCTCCGGGAGAGTGGATGGACTGCCGTTTTCCAAAGATAACTCAGGATGGGAAAGACGGTGATGAAGAACCGGGATACATTGCTAATATGAGAGATGGTGCTGTTGCCGGGTTCAAATATTTTGACTGTAAGGGAATAAAAAAGGTAACTATTAAAGTACGGGGATATTGCCGGGGAGAATTTTTAGTGAAGACTACTTGGAACGGTGAAGTCCTCGGAAAAATACCTGTTGATGATTTTACAAATATATGGACTGAGTATTCTGCGTTTATCGACATTCCGGATGGCATACAGGCATTATATTTCGAGTATTCCGGAGAGGGAGGGGCAAGTTTGCTGTCCTTTACTTTGGAATAA
- a CDS encoding GH39 family glycosyl hydrolase, with product MVKKIDVPASGKPFKNNANYCVGTGRMGLALQQEYVEHLKLVQETLHFRYIRGHGLFCDDMGIYREYGMDGKTSTFYNFTYLDRVIDTYLENNIRPFLELGFMPEKLKTGEQTIFYWKGNVTPPSSYEKWAELIINTLNHLIDRYGREEVITWPIEVWNEPNIQFWAGTMEEYFKLYEYSAKAVKSVDERIQVGGPAICGIDTERWLRSFFEFCIEKNMPLDFITRHCYTANEPTNRGHYIYHTMMEPTRMIDELKETRKIMADYPQIANMPLHITEFNSSYVPLCPVHDTVFNAAYVARILSEAGEYADSYSYWTFSDVFEEMDVPKSVFHGGFGLVALNSIKKPTFYTFEFFSKAGNEMLYRDDNLIVTKGDDRYVIIGWNWHDMRDGKTAPDKDYVLTIPSIGKQAILIKKEVGGSHANPMQTWSNMGKPRTLNKEQLKILKASAEPLQTDSKLFEQNGIYEVEVKIPCNYLCMLEIIPVKDETETYLGYDPNEFYGLK from the coding sequence ATGGTGAAAAAGATAGATGTGCCCGCATCGGGCAAACCTTTCAAAAATAATGCGAATTATTGTGTCGGTACAGGCAGGATGGGGCTGGCATTACAGCAAGAGTATGTAGAACATTTGAAGTTGGTTCAGGAGACATTGCATTTCCGTTATATACGCGGTCACGGTTTGTTTTGCGATGATATGGGTATATACCGTGAGTATGGAATGGACGGTAAAACCAGCACATTCTATAATTTTACCTACCTGGATCGGGTTATTGATACCTATTTGGAGAATAACATACGTCCGTTCCTGGAACTTGGTTTTATGCCTGAAAAGCTTAAAACTGGTGAACAAACAATATTTTATTGGAAAGGCAATGTGACGCCACCGTCTTCTTATGAAAAATGGGCAGAACTTATAATAAATACTTTAAATCACCTGATTGACAGATACGGCAGAGAAGAGGTTATTACCTGGCCGATTGAGGTGTGGAATGAACCGAATATACAGTTTTGGGCAGGTACCATGGAAGAATATTTCAAACTTTATGAATATTCAGCCAAAGCAGTAAAAAGCGTGGATGAACGCATTCAGGTGGGTGGTCCTGCAATTTGCGGTATTGACACTGAAAGATGGTTGAGATCGTTTTTTGAATTTTGTATAGAAAAGAATATGCCTTTAGACTTTATTACCCGTCATTGTTATACTGCCAACGAGCCTACCAACCGCGGGCATTATATATATCATACCATGATGGAACCGACACGTATGATTGATGAGCTAAAAGAAACTCGCAAGATTATGGCCGATTATCCGCAGATTGCAAATATGCCGCTTCATATTACAGAGTTTAATTCGTCTTATGTTCCGTTATGCCCTGTGCATGATACGGTTTTTAACGCGGCTTATGTCGCACGGATTTTGAGTGAAGCCGGAGAATATGCCGATTCCTATTCTTACTGGACCTTCAGTGATGTATTTGAGGAGATGGATGTTCCTAAGTCGGTATTTCATGGAGGATTTGGCTTAGTTGCACTCAACTCTATAAAAAAACCTACCTTTTATACCTTTGAGTTTTTCTCGAAAGCCGGTAATGAAATGCTGTACAGGGATGACAACCTGATTGTAACCAAAGGTGACGACAGATATGTTATTATCGGATGGAACTGGCATGATATGAGAGACGGCAAAACAGCACCGGATAAAGATTATGTGCTTACCATACCGTCTATCGGCAAACAGGCTATTCTTATAAAGAAAGAAGTAGGGGGATCCCATGCAAATCCTATGCAAACATGGAGCAACATGGGCAAACCTCGCACTCTCAACAAGGAACAGCTGAAGATACTTAAAGCTTCTGCAGAACCGCTTCAAACCGATTCAAAGCTCTTCGAGCAAAATGGAATCTATGAAGTGGAAGTAAAAATTCCATGCAACTACTTGTGTATGCTGGAAATTATTCCGGTAAAAGATGAGACAGAGACTTATTTGGGTTATGATCCTAATGAGTTTTACGGATTAAAATAA
- a CDS encoding DUF6171 family protein: MSETKCKSCKENVRVKKQISQEEINEAIEKLARNKSVQFVSSEVYEFRLLQCKNCEYLEFGTTCRQCGCIVQIRAKLKDARCPMSKQNRWKYNQ; the protein is encoded by the coding sequence ATGTCGGAAACCAAGTGCAAAAGTTGTAAAGAAAATGTCAGGGTCAAAAAGCAAATTTCGCAAGAAGAGATAAATGAGGCGATTGAGAAGCTTGCAAGGAATAAAAGTGTGCAATTTGTCAGTAGCGAAGTATACGAATTCAGGCTATTGCAATGCAAAAATTGTGAATATCTTGAATTCGGTACTACTTGCAGGCAATGCGGATGTATTGTTCAAATCAGGGCTAAGTTAAAAGATGCTCGATGTCCGATGTCGAAGCAAAACAGATGGAAATACAATCAATAA
- a CDS encoding alpha-N-arabinofuranosidase, translating into MLKAIVNADIKKGKINKNIYGHFSEHLGRCIYEGIWVGEDSEIPNIKGYRIDVLEALKKLKVPVLRWPGGCFADEYHWMDGIGPREKRPCMINTHWGGVVENNHFGTHEFMEFCEMIGAEPYISGNLGSGTVQEMQQWVEYITFDGKSPMADLRRANGREEPWKLKYFGIGNENWGCGGNMRAEYYADLYKRYATYVRNFGDNVIYKIACGPSAGDYTWTEVVMREAGHLLNGLSLHYYTLPTNSWTGSKGSATEFGEEEWFKTLKHTLVMEELVTKHSIIMDKYDPEKKIGLIVDEWGAWYDVEPGTNPGFLYQQNTLRDALIAGINLNIFNNHCDRVQMANIAQLVNVLQAVILTEGDKMLLTPTYHVFDMYKVHQDADLLSVEFENIYYTYGDEKIPQVSISSSQDKDGKIHISICNLNPSQSVDVDFEIRGTAVQKVKGQIVTDQEMNARNTFEDSNRIKVEVFNDAKIENNHAVCKIPSKSVVVLEIE; encoded by the coding sequence ATGCTGAAAGCTATAGTAAATGCGGATATTAAGAAGGGAAAGATAAACAAAAATATATACGGACATTTTTCGGAACATCTCGGAAGATGTATTTATGAAGGAATATGGGTTGGAGAAGACTCTGAGATTCCAAACATAAAAGGATACCGTATCGATGTGCTTGAAGCACTGAAAAAATTGAAAGTGCCTGTCTTAAGGTGGCCGGGCGGATGTTTTGCGGATGAATATCATTGGATGGATGGAATTGGTCCAAGGGAGAAGAGACCTTGCATGATTAATACCCATTGGGGTGGCGTGGTTGAAAATAACCACTTCGGAACCCATGAGTTTATGGAATTCTGTGAAATGATTGGAGCTGAACCCTATATTTCCGGTAATCTCGGAAGCGGTACAGTGCAAGAAATGCAGCAGTGGGTAGAATATATTACCTTTGACGGAAAATCACCGATGGCAGATTTGAGAAGGGCAAACGGAAGAGAAGAGCCGTGGAAGTTAAAATACTTCGGTATTGGAAATGAAAACTGGGGATGCGGTGGAAATATGAGAGCGGAATATTACGCAGACCTTTATAAAAGATATGCAACTTATGTAAGGAATTTTGGTGACAATGTTATTTATAAGATTGCATGTGGTCCCAGTGCAGGGGATTATACATGGACGGAAGTTGTGATGAGAGAAGCAGGACATCTATTGAATGGATTAAGTCTGCATTACTATACTTTGCCGACAAATTCCTGGACAGGTTCAAAAGGTTCAGCTACTGAATTCGGTGAGGAAGAATGGTTTAAAACACTCAAACACACACTGGTTATGGAAGAATTGGTTACAAAACACAGTATCATCATGGATAAATATGATCCTGAGAAGAAAATTGGCTTGATTGTTGATGAATGGGGTGCATGGTACGATGTAGAACCGGGTACCAATCCGGGATTCCTCTATCAGCAGAATACGCTGAGAGATGCTTTGATAGCCGGTATTAATCTGAATATTTTCAATAACCATTGCGACAGAGTTCAAATGGCAAACATAGCTCAATTGGTCAATGTTCTTCAGGCGGTAATTCTTACTGAAGGCGATAAAATGCTTCTGACACCGACATATCATGTTTTTGACATGTATAAGGTTCATCAGGATGCAGACCTTCTGTCGGTTGAGTTTGAAAATATATATTATACCTATGGTGATGAAAAAATACCGCAGGTTAGCATTTCGTCATCCCAAGATAAAGACGGAAAAATCCATATTTCAATTTGTAATCTCAATCCTTCCCAGAGTGTTGATGTAGACTTTGAAATAAGGGGAACTGCAGTGCAGAAGGTAAAAGGACAGATAGTGACTGATCAGGAAATGAATGCAAGAAATACCTTTGAAGACAGTAATCGAATAAAAGTTGAAGTATTCAACGATGCAAAAATAGAAAATAACCATGCTGTATGTAAGATTCCGTCAAAATCCGTTGTGGTTTTGGAAATAGAATAA
- a CDS encoding serine hydrolase domain-containing protein, which produces MASFENLSAMLKQFVENGLPGCGCAVAKDGKILYEGYFGYADLEEKRPVTEDTVYRLYSLTKVVICTAAMMLFERGKFLLNEPIYEYFPEYRDTCVAVTEPNGNIHIERAKNPILIKHALCMSAGLPYHFGESFSARQMRKVKDELTQKYGKYDIVTEVKAMASVPVQFEPGTHWLYGYGHDIIAALIQVISGKTVGQFLQDEIFGPLDMKDTGYRFRGDIESRMISFYRKNDKGEMEKIPGFEDRLHQPDAVYEAGGFGLYSTVKDYLKFSQMLANNGIYNGKRIIGRKTIDLMRTNHLNEVQLKDFRNSYLAGYGYGLGVRTLMSTSDGHSNGSIGEFGWTGVAGTYVSIDPQEGFSIVYMHQMDPNMEEYHHLRVRAVANGCLD; this is translated from the coding sequence ATGGCGAGTTTTGAAAATTTGTCTGCGATGCTGAAACAATTCGTAGAAAACGGTTTGCCGGGTTGCGGATGTGCGGTTGCAAAAGATGGAAAGATATTATATGAGGGATATTTCGGATATGCCGACCTGGAAGAAAAAAGACCTGTTACTGAAGATACCGTATATCGGTTGTATTCCCTAACCAAAGTGGTTATTTGCACGGCAGCCATGATGTTATTTGAAAGGGGCAAGTTTTTATTAAATGAGCCCATTTATGAATATTTCCCGGAATATAGGGATACTTGTGTGGCAGTCACAGAACCGAACGGAAACATCCATATTGAAAGAGCAAAAAATCCCATATTAATAAAGCATGCTTTATGTATGTCCGCCGGATTACCATATCATTTCGGAGAGTCTTTTTCAGCCCGTCAAATGAGAAAAGTAAAAGATGAATTAACCCAAAAATACGGGAAATATGATATAGTTACTGAGGTAAAGGCTATGGCAAGCGTACCTGTTCAATTTGAGCCAGGTACTCACTGGTTGTATGGCTATGGACATGATATAATAGCCGCACTGATTCAAGTGATATCGGGGAAAACTGTGGGACAGTTTTTGCAGGATGAGATATTTGGACCTTTGGATATGAAAGATACCGGATACCGTTTCCGTGGAGATATAGAATCGAGGATGATTTCGTTTTATAGGAAAAATGACAAAGGTGAGATGGAGAAAATACCTGGTTTTGAAGATAGATTGCATCAGCCGGATGCTGTGTATGAAGCAGGAGGTTTTGGCCTTTATTCTACGGTTAAAGATTACTTAAAATTTTCTCAGATGTTAGCAAACAATGGAATTTATAATGGAAAAAGAATAATCGGCAGAAAAACTATAGATTTAATGAGAACAAATCATTTAAATGAAGTACAGCTAAAGGACTTTAGAAATTCGTATCTGGCGGGTTACGGATATGGATTGGGAGTTAGAACACTAATGAGTACCAGTGACGGACATTCCAACGGTTCGATTGGGGAATTCGGATGGACCGGAGTAGCCGGAACTTATGTAAGTATTGATCCTCAGGAAGGTTTTTCTATTGTCTATATGCATCAAATGGATCCAAACATGGAAGAATATCATCATCTAAGAGTAAGAGCAGTTGCTAATGGCTGCCTTGACTGA